Proteins found in one Candidatus Cloacimonadota bacterium genomic segment:
- the malQ gene encoding 4-alpha-glucanotransferase yields the protein MKNLGLLLHISSLPSDFGIGDFGPNAYLLADLLLEKGFKSWQILPLYQTGYGNSPYNPMSAFALNPYLISPELLYEDGLIDLPDLEAAQLPIGDQVPFEAVYRLKDQLLATASENYLCDNKLEAFIEKDALYLKPYLAYTTLCKLYGETDWNLFRAEHQRYSDKLYDELFNDYERQMLQVACAQVFARDQLLRLKDYLSSQGIQLIGDMPLYLSHQSSEVWANQHLFDLDSNGNRLRVAGVPPDAFSEKGQLWGNPLYRWEAMRADGFKLFFDRINHALQYLDKLRLDHFIGYVNYWAVDCPKDPQTGLPQMPEDALGGSWEKALPQDFFSQLQKQFPLEKFIAEDLGVLNGDVCDFRDRYGLPGMIVLQFCFEEGIPEPRDFPPERILYTGTHDNPTIREWYENLEPESPSRLNLLNYIRKNAELFAGLGLESIEDIEASIHAIFCQISQNSGCENLIFTAQDLLGLGSDARMNIPGTALGNWQWKLEDLSQLQQTTFPFWE from the coding sequence GTGAAAAACCTCGGTCTCCTGCTTCACATCAGTTCGCTTCCCTCGGATTTTGGCATCGGCGATTTTGGTCCCAACGCCTATTTGCTTGCCGACCTTCTTTTGGAAAAAGGCTTCAAATCCTGGCAAATTTTGCCCCTCTATCAAACCGGCTATGGAAATTCGCCCTACAATCCGATGTCGGCATTCGCACTCAACCCATATCTGATCAGCCCGGAGCTGCTTTATGAGGATGGCTTGATTGACCTTCCCGATCTCGAGGCAGCCCAGCTTCCCATAGGTGACCAGGTTCCGTTCGAAGCCGTGTATCGCCTCAAAGACCAGCTTTTGGCAACCGCCTCCGAAAATTATCTCTGCGACAACAAGCTCGAGGCTTTCATCGAAAAAGACGCCCTCTACCTCAAGCCCTATCTGGCTTACACCACCCTCTGCAAACTGTATGGTGAAACGGATTGGAACCTTTTCCGAGCGGAACACCAGCGCTATTCTGATAAGCTCTACGATGAACTTTTTAACGATTACGAACGCCAAATGCTTCAGGTGGCATGCGCTCAGGTTTTTGCCCGCGACCAGCTTTTGCGCTTGAAAGATTATCTCTCCTCACAGGGCATCCAACTCATTGGGGATATGCCTCTTTATCTTTCCCATCAAAGCTCGGAAGTTTGGGCAAATCAGCATCTTTTCGATCTGGACTCAAATGGAAATCGCCTCCGCGTTGCCGGGGTTCCACCCGATGCTTTCAGCGAAAAGGGACAGCTTTGGGGAAACCCGCTCTACCGCTGGGAAGCTATGCGCGCTGATGGTTTCAAGCTTTTCTTTGATAGAATCAACCACGCCCTGCAATATCTGGACAAGCTTCGCCTTGACCATTTCATCGGTTATGTGAATTATTGGGCGGTGGATTGCCCCAAAGACCCTCAAACCGGCTTGCCCCAAATGCCAGAGGACGCGCTGGGCGGAAGCTGGGAAAAAGCCCTGCCCCAGGATTTTTTCTCCCAACTCCAAAAACAGTTTCCGCTGGAAAAATTCATCGCTGAAGACCTCGGCGTGCTCAATGGCGATGTCTGCGACTTCCGCGACCGCTACGGACTTCCCGGAATGATTGTCTTGCAATTTTGCTTTGAGGAAGGCATCCCCGAACCACGGGATTTTCCCCCTGAAAGAATTCTCTACACGGGAACTCACGACAATCCAACCATCCGCGAATGGTATGAAAACCTCGAACCGGAAAGCCCCAGCCGGCTGAATCTGTTGAATTATATCCGCAAAAACGCCGAGCTTTTTGCCGGACTGGGCTTGGAAAGCATTGAGGACATCGAAGCTTCCATACACGCAATTTTTTGTCAGATTTCTCAAAACTCCGGCTGTGAAAACCTCATTTTCACCGCGCAAGACCTGTTGGGACTGGGTTCTGATGCCCGCATGAATATACCCGGCACCGCGCTGGGAAATTGGCAATGGAAGCTGGAAGACCTTTCCCAACTCCAGCAAACCACCTTCCCCTTCTGGGAATAA
- the holA gene encoding DNA polymerase III subunit delta, whose protein sequence is MAIDALEFDSVKPRLGDNFLLLGPDAFLQDTVTNQIRETLKRDADVDLVIVYGDEMRCAQINDLLDTYSIFSSTKLILFRNADLLRKPELDCLAAYFQNPSLEQSLVITAEKADLRTSAWKKISSDSKVVNCDFPRWGDMLINWLNKSLAKMGKNMRPDARAMFIERVELDYASANNELQKLGLLVGERKTITIDDVQQSLGSSRLGTQIGFARALGGRRAAEALDLMDRMLNSETKGLQILGQITRVFTAIHHILLMKEAHLSPSEITAKHLHDLYPKQRAEYMNFAKNYSLPQTQTIFTILLETDTKLKTTAASDAILLTQCILQIMEAA, encoded by the coding sequence ATGGCCATCGACGCTTTGGAATTCGACTCCGTAAAACCCCGTTTGGGCGATAATTTCCTGCTTTTGGGGCCTGACGCTTTTTTGCAGGATACCGTCACAAACCAGATACGCGAAACCCTGAAACGGGACGCGGATGTAGATTTGGTCATAGTTTACGGCGATGAAATGCGCTGCGCCCAAATCAACGACCTTTTGGATACCTATTCCATTTTTTCCAGCACCAAGCTCATCCTGTTCAGAAATGCCGACCTGCTCCGCAAACCAGAACTGGATTGCCTCGCCGCCTATTTCCAGAACCCTTCTCTGGAGCAAAGTTTGGTCATCACAGCCGAAAAGGCAGACCTTCGCACCAGCGCCTGGAAGAAGATTAGTTCAGACAGCAAAGTGGTGAATTGCGATTTCCCCCGCTGGGGCGATATGCTCATCAATTGGTTGAATAAAAGCCTGGCAAAAATGGGAAAAAACATGCGTCCGGACGCGCGCGCGATGTTCATCGAGCGGGTCGAACTGGATTATGCCAGCGCGAATAACGAGCTTCAAAAGCTGGGACTTTTGGTGGGTGAACGCAAGACCATCACGATTGACGACGTGCAGCAAAGTCTGGGCAGCTCTCGGCTGGGAACCCAGATTGGTTTTGCCAGAGCCCTGGGTGGACGCCGCGCCGCTGAAGCCCTGGATTTGATGGACCGCATGCTCAATTCAGAAACCAAAGGCTTGCAGATTTTGGGGCAGATTACCCGCGTGTTCACTGCCATTCATCACATCCTGCTGATGAAGGAAGCCCACCTCAGCCCTTCCGAAATCACAGCAAAACACTTGCATGACCTGTATCCAAAGCAGCGAGCTGAATATATGAACTTCGCCAAAAACTATTCCCTTCCCCAAACCCAGACCATTTTCACCATTCTTTTGGAAACCGATACCAAGCTCAAAACCACCGCTGCCAGTGACGCCATCCTGCTGACCCAGTGTATCTTGCAAATCATGGAGGCGGCGTGA
- a CDS encoding undecaprenyl-diphosphate phosphatase produces MKFLSSILLGIIQGLTEFLPVSSSGHLVLAKHFFGIEETGSIAFEIFMHLGSLLAVLIFFRQRIWDLVVSLFSWKRTLRHETHRRNRNIILYLFLATLATGVIYLLFGKFFKGLYEKPLLVSLMLIVTGVIVFISDRLKSGSIPASDMGISRSLFIGLLQGIAIIPGISRSGSTITGSLLVGVKRREAAEFSFLLSIPAILAANLTSLGAFKQLSLSELSAYLGGFVASFVVSLLVIGFMMELIARARLKYFSWYCWAAGAISFLVIILGKS; encoded by the coding sequence ATGAAATTCTTGAGCTCTATTCTTTTGGGCATCATACAAGGTTTGACCGAATTCCTGCCCGTCAGCAGTTCCGGTCATTTGGTTTTGGCAAAGCATTTCTTTGGCATCGAAGAAACTGGCAGCATTGCTTTTGAGATTTTTATGCACCTGGGAAGCCTGCTCGCCGTTCTCATCTTTTTCCGCCAGAGAATCTGGGATTTGGTGGTCTCGCTTTTCAGTTGGAAACGCACTCTGAGACACGAAACCCACCGGCGCAACCGCAATATCATTCTTTATCTGTTTTTGGCGACCCTCGCCACCGGGGTTATCTATCTGCTTTTTGGCAAATTCTTCAAAGGGCTTTACGAGAAACCTTTGCTTGTCTCCCTGATGCTGATTGTCACTGGCGTGATTGTGTTTATTTCCGACCGGCTGAAATCGGGAAGCATCCCCGCCTCCGATATGGGCATATCGCGCAGCCTTTTCATTGGTCTTTTGCAAGGCATCGCCATTATTCCAGGCATTTCTCGCTCTGGCAGCACCATCACAGGCTCACTTTTGGTTGGTGTCAAGCGCAGGGAAGCGGCGGAATTTTCCTTCCTGCTCAGCATTCCCGCCATTTTGGCTGCCAACCTTACCAGCCTGGGTGCCTTCAAACAGCTCAGCCTCAGTGAGTTATCCGCCTATCTGGGTGGGTTTGTGGCATCTTTCGTCGTCTCTTTATTGGTCATCGGCTTCATGATGGAACTGATTGCCCGCGCGCGTTTGAAGTATTTTTCCTGGTATTGCTGGGCGGCGGGAGCCATCAGCTTCCTGGTTATAATTTTGGGAAAATCCTGA
- a CDS encoding divergent polysaccharide deacetylase family protein, producing MTRKNKNKKRKPAKSVTAKSDLWLYILILLLCGGIVWLLTQKPKTRVKPVKETALGTQPFDQNKLVKALEEKFGMEPGSIVPKEIRKVIRLEIPVDRSKMDLTYANVLVSNEFRSMRAVQDDGKVDGSKQILSFTHADKNFEVILSYAPRTAQQRAGKKYISIVVDDFGSVEGETLQEWLALPTQITFAIMPGFKQSVNTMTLADQQGRETLVHVPMEPIGYPRQNPGENAILVQMNQAQVERTLLKHLNSLPLCMGVNNHMGSLATADNTIMGWVMDVLKKKNKGFLDSRTSNVSIAYQVAQKARIPAWRNDIFLDSPDITDETLERKINAIQDLATRNSTVVVITHCHNPEKLIYLHKFLDRVQALGFTLIPLSQVGKTDLAPII from the coding sequence ATGACCCGCAAGAACAAGAATAAGAAACGCAAACCCGCAAAAAGCGTGACCGCAAAATCGGATTTGTGGTTATATATTCTCATTCTGCTGCTTTGCGGGGGCATCGTTTGGCTGTTGACCCAAAAACCCAAAACCCGTGTGAAGCCGGTGAAGGAAACCGCTTTGGGAACCCAGCCTTTCGATCAAAACAAGCTGGTGAAGGCTTTGGAGGAAAAGTTTGGCATGGAGCCGGGCAGTATTGTCCCCAAAGAAATCCGAAAGGTTATCCGCCTGGAAATTCCGGTTGATCGCTCCAAAATGGATCTCACCTATGCCAACGTGCTTGTTTCCAATGAATTCCGGAGCATGCGGGCGGTTCAAGACGATGGAAAAGTGGATGGCTCCAAACAAATCCTCAGCTTTACCCACGCAGACAAAAACTTCGAGGTAATCCTGTCCTACGCGCCCAGAACCGCGCAACAGCGGGCTGGTAAAAAATATATCTCCATCGTGGTGGACGATTTTGGCTCTGTGGAAGGGGAAACTCTGCAAGAATGGCTCGCCCTGCCCACCCAGATAACTTTTGCCATAATGCCCGGCTTCAAACAAAGCGTGAACACCATGACCCTGGCGGATCAACAAGGGCGTGAAACCTTGGTGCATGTGCCCATGGAACCGATTGGCTATCCCAGGCAAAACCCTGGTGAAAACGCCATTTTGGTGCAAATGAACCAGGCTCAGGTGGAAAGAACCCTGCTGAAACACCTGAATTCTCTCCCGCTCTGCATGGGTGTAAACAACCACATGGGCAGTTTGGCAACGGCGGACAACACCATTATGGGCTGGGTGATGGACGTTTTGAAAAAGAAAAACAAGGGCTTTTTGGACAGCCGCACTTCAAACGTTTCCATTGCCTACCAGGTTGCTCAAAAAGCACGCATCCCCGCCTGGCGCAACGATATTTTCCTGGATTCACCAGATATCACGGATGAAACTCTGGAGAGAAAAATCAACGCCATCCAGGATTTGGCGACCCGAAACAGCACCGTGGTGGTGATTACCCATTGCCACAACCCCGAAAAATTGATTTATCTGCATAAATTCCTGGATCGCGTTCAAGCTCTGGGATTCACTCTCATCCCCCTCTCCCAAGTTGGAAAAACAGACTTAGCACCCATTATTTGA
- the tsaD gene encoding tRNA (adenosine(37)-N6)-threonylcarbamoyltransferase complex transferase subunit TsaD, which yields MKHILAFESSCDDTSVALIDTDFKVTCNLVSTQTDHANFGGVLPELASRLHMQNILHLTQAALDKSGLRSGEISAVAVSVNPGLIGSLIVGLAFAKSLAWSWQKPLITVNHMLSHIFANFIENPAIQPPFLALVVSGGHTELVLFESLTHFEVVGKTLDDAAGETFDKTAKLLGLGYPGGPALDLAASSGNPSFHSFPRALKRKEDFNFSYSGLKTAVMEYVSRQDADFIQNNLNDLAASIQQAIIDPLIDKTLRLAQLRDIKTILLAGGVAANSALRSQLAQKAASHGIKLHHPSLELCVDNAAMVGAAAIPKFLAGEFASLDVNAFSTKGTRSL from the coding sequence ATGAAGCATATCCTGGCTTTTGAATCCTCCTGCGACGACACCTCTGTGGCCTTAATTGACACAGACTTTAAGGTGACTTGCAACTTGGTGAGCACCCAAACCGATCATGCCAATTTTGGCGGAGTTTTGCCCGAACTCGCTTCCCGGCTCCACATGCAGAACATTCTTCACCTCACCCAGGCGGCTTTGGACAAATCCGGTCTGCGAAGCGGGGAAATTTCCGCTGTGGCGGTTTCTGTGAATCCAGGGCTGATCGGCTCTCTGATTGTGGGCTTGGCGTTTGCCAAAAGCCTTGCCTGGAGCTGGCAGAAACCTTTGATTACAGTCAATCACATGCTTTCCCACATCTTCGCGAATTTCATCGAAAACCCGGCTATCCAACCGCCATTTCTGGCTTTGGTGGTTTCCGGTGGACACACGGAATTGGTTCTGTTTGAAAGTCTTACCCATTTTGAAGTGGTGGGCAAAACCTTGGACGATGCGGCGGGGGAAACCTTCGATAAAACCGCGAAACTGCTGGGGCTTGGCTATCCCGGTGGACCAGCTTTGGATTTGGCCGCCAGCAGCGGAAACCCCAGCTTCCACAGCTTTCCCCGCGCCCTGAAACGCAAAGAGGATTTTAACTTCAGCTACAGCGGCTTGAAAACAGCCGTGATGGAATATGTCTCCCGCCAGGATGCGGATTTTATCCAAAACAACCTGAACGACCTGGCAGCTTCAATTCAGCAGGCAATCATCGATCCTTTAATCGATAAAACTCTGCGGTTGGCGCAGTTGCGGGATATTAAAACCATTCTTTTAGCCGGCGGTGTGGCAGCAAACAGCGCTTTGCGCAGTCAATTGGCTCAAAAAGCCGCCTCACATGGGATAAAACTCCATCATCCCAGCCTTGAACTTTGTGTGGACAACGCCGCCATGGTCGGAGCGGCTGCAATTCCCAAATTCTTAGCCGGGGAATTCGCAAGTTTGGACGTGAACGCCTTTTCCACCAAAGGCACACGCTCTCTTTGA
- a CDS encoding sigma-54-dependent Fis family transcriptional regulator has product MKGKVIILEDDLVLSEQIQKVLKTADYSVLHSTNSDTFFEELRSFMPDVILLDVFLVGSRLNGIQVLKYLKEHLDFNYKVIVISGEATNEQVKQIREIGAYHFLEKGANFSINQLLLHVENAVTLKRQEEQNLDLQIEYLNLKKQFTRIFPFIGESESIQNLRTQLVKFAAVDEDILILGENGTGKEVAANYYYVNSKRFGMPFHTILCSSLGEDLIELELFGRERGIGGKDDRGTIGMFEKCSEGILFLDEVTNLSLRSQAKILRAVDNKEIQVIGGNIKQVNTRLVYTSNVDLKALADSSRIRRDFFFRIEGNVIRIPPLRERDDDILLLMSYFITSYANSYHLSEQLDLNALKEELLSYDWPGNVRELKNFCRYISINEREINNKTIIHHFHNKLLQTPDFHAAGMERYFKINGIRDSTAAFERDYILHYLERNDWQVSKTAKAIGLERTTLYKKIRQLGISAILESQQK; this is encoded by the coding sequence ATGAAAGGCAAAGTTATCATTCTGGAAGACGACCTGGTTCTGTCTGAGCAAATCCAGAAGGTGCTGAAAACGGCTGACTATTCGGTTTTGCATTCCACAAATTCGGACACCTTTTTCGAAGAACTGCGCAGTTTCATGCCGGATGTGATTCTCTTGGATGTGTTTTTGGTGGGCAGCCGCCTCAACGGCATTCAGGTTTTGAAATATCTGAAGGAACATCTGGATTTTAACTATAAGGTGATTGTTATTTCCGGAGAAGCCACCAACGAGCAGGTGAAGCAAATCCGGGAAATCGGAGCCTACCACTTTTTGGAAAAAGGCGCGAACTTCAGCATCAATCAGCTTTTGCTGCATGTGGAAAACGCGGTCACGCTCAAGCGTCAGGAAGAGCAGAACCTGGATTTGCAGATTGAATATCTGAATTTGAAAAAGCAATTTACCCGCATTTTCCCGTTCATTGGCGAAAGTGAAAGCATCCAGAATCTTCGCACCCAGTTGGTGAAGTTTGCCGCTGTGGATGAGGACATTCTCATCCTGGGTGAAAATGGCACGGGCAAGGAAGTGGCGGCGAACTATTATTATGTGAATTCAAAACGCTTTGGCATGCCTTTCCACACCATTTTGTGCAGTTCTTTGGGTGAGGATTTGATTGAACTTGAGCTTTTTGGCAGGGAAAGAGGCATCGGCGGAAAAGACGACCGGGGCACGATTGGAATGTTTGAAAAGTGTTCCGAAGGCATATTGTTCCTGGATGAGGTCACGAATTTGAGCCTGCGTTCCCAAGCCAAGATTTTGCGCGCCGTGGACAACAAGGAAATCCAGGTTATCGGCGGCAACATAAAACAGGTAAACACACGCCTGGTTTACACTTCCAACGTGGACCTGAAGGCTCTGGCTGATTCATCCCGCATCCGCCGTGATTTTTTCTTCCGCATCGAAGGAAACGTGATTCGCATCCCACCCCTGCGGGAACGTGACGATGATATTCTGCTTTTGATGAGCTATTTCATCACCAGTTATGCAAATAGCTATCACCTCAGCGAACAGCTTGATCTCAATGCCCTCAAAGAAGAACTGCTTTCCTATGACTGGCCTGGAAATGTGCGAGAACTGAAAAACTTTTGCCGCTATATCAGCATCAACGAACGCGAAATCAACAACAAAACCATTATCCATCATTTCCACAACAAGCTGCTGCAAACCCCGGATTTTCACGCGGCTGGCATGGAACGCTATTTCAAAATAAACGGTATTCGTGACAGCACAGCCGCCTTTGAGCGGGATTACATCCTGCATTATCTGGAACGAAACGATTGGCAGGTGAGCAAAACCGCCAAAGCCATCGGGCTGGAACGCACCACGCTTTACAAAAAAATCCGCCAGCTTGGCATCAGTGCCATCTTGGAAAGCCAGCAGAAATGA
- a CDS encoding alpha-amylase, with translation MLNVVFYFQVHQPYRLKHLGVLDIGSGIDYFDNALNEEVLRKVAEKCYLPTNALLLDLIKKNEGRFKVAFSITGTAIEQFRAWSPETLDSFKALADTGCVEFLGETYYHSLSFLYDTNEFLDQVALHRELMKTEFGQRPVTFRNTELIYQDSLSDLVFEIEGFKTILTEGADRILDWRTPLYAYKNYRKNMNLLLKYYQLSDDIAFRFSNRDWPEYPLTVDKFVNWINHLTLAETEGRNQFLNLFMDYETFGEHQWAESGIFDFMQHFPAEVLKHEHLGFALPRETFELANYQQESLSFPEPVSWADAERDLSAWLSNDMQHNAIETLYRILDRIRQKGDPELLEIARKLSTSDHFYYMCTKYFTDGDVHKYFSPYDSPDQAYIYYLNAMADIEERLEA, from the coding sequence ATGTTAAACGTGGTTTTTTACTTTCAAGTTCACCAGCCCTACCGTCTGAAACACCTGGGTGTGCTGGATATTGGCAGCGGTATCGACTATTTTGACAACGCATTGAATGAAGAGGTTTTGCGCAAGGTTGCCGAAAAATGTTACCTGCCCACCAACGCGCTTCTTTTGGATTTGATTAAGAAAAATGAGGGGCGCTTCAAGGTCGCTTTTTCCATTACCGGGACAGCAATCGAGCAATTCAGAGCCTGGAGCCCCGAGACGCTGGATTCCTTCAAAGCTCTGGCGGATACAGGCTGCGTGGAGTTTTTGGGCGAAACCTATTATCATTCACTTTCCTTCCTATATGATACGAACGAATTTTTGGACCAGGTGGCGCTGCATCGCGAGCTGATGAAAACTGAATTTGGGCAAAGACCGGTGACGTTCAGAAACACCGAGCTCATCTATCAGGACAGCCTTTCCGACCTCGTTTTCGAGATTGAGGGGTTCAAGACCATTCTCACCGAGGGCGCGGACCGGATATTGGACTGGCGCACACCGCTTTACGCCTATAAAAATTATCGCAAGAACATGAACCTCCTGCTGAAATATTACCAGCTTTCGGATGATATTGCCTTCAGGTTTTCAAACCGGGATTGGCCTGAATATCCTCTCACCGTCGATAAATTCGTGAATTGGATAAACCATCTGACCCTGGCGGAAACAGAGGGACGAAACCAATTTTTGAACCTTTTCATGGATTACGAAACCTTTGGAGAACACCAGTGGGCGGAATCCGGTATCTTTGACTTTATGCAACATTTCCCCGCTGAGGTTCTAAAACACGAACATCTGGGTTTTGCCCTGCCCAGAGAGACTTTCGAGCTGGCAAACTATCAGCAGGAATCGCTGTCTTTTCCGGAGCCGGTTTCCTGGGCGGACGCGGAACGTGACCTTTCGGCATGGCTTTCAAACGATATGCAGCATAACGCCATCGAAACCCTCTATCGCATCTTGGACCGCATCAGGCAAAAGGGGGATCCGGAATTGTTGGAAATCGCGCGCAAGCTGAGTACCTCCGATCATTTCTACTATATGTGCACAAAATATTTCACCGATGGCGACGTTCACAAATATTTCTCGCCCTACGATTCACCGGATCAGGCATATATCTATTATCTGAACGCGATGGCGGATATCGAGGAAAGACTGGAGGCTTGA
- a CDS encoding glycosyltransferase family 4 protein: MKVLMFTWEFPPLIAGGLGMACYGMVQSLLALGIKVDLVLPTKEMVYFPLREVSDVDTLPAVFVDPVLHKEYKNHTFETLHERLEYIGISGRPESYIQMEEINEFALALREERWKTHFTTTEEREVFVDVAKNLIGDEDIIRKMQEYTQRAERFARSLDYNLIHAHDWLCYPAGILAKKISQKPLVVHIHATEFDRAGGPGNERVHKIEHAGMMYADRVIAVSQYTAQMIMSRYLIDTAKIRIVHNAFSLSEESITSKKRIFKGPTILFLGRITLQKGPDYFLDVAERVLKKHPEARFIMAGTGDMARKILRNSASKKLQNKFLFTGFLNRAEVEDILRASDIYMMPSVSEPFGISPLEAMAFGLTSIISKQSGVAEVVNNAFKIDYWDVGLMTETVNHLIEDPEKCQKMGLAGMREVNQIHWMEAAEKIREVYSNVLSQFIKGKL; encoded by the coding sequence TGAAAGTTTTGATGTTCACCTGGGAATTTCCACCCTTGATCGCAGGCGGTTTGGGAATGGCGTGCTATGGCATGGTTCAATCCCTTTTGGCTTTGGGCATCAAAGTGGATTTGGTTTTGCCCACCAAGGAAATGGTCTATTTCCCGCTGCGCGAAGTCAGCGACGTGGACACCCTTCCCGCCGTGTTTGTGGATCCCGTGCTGCATAAGGAATACAAGAATCATACATTTGAGACCCTGCATGAACGCCTGGAATATATCGGAATCAGCGGCAGACCGGAATCCTATATCCAGATGGAAGAGATTAATGAATTTGCCCTGGCATTGCGTGAAGAACGCTGGAAAACGCATTTCACCACAACTGAGGAAAGAGAAGTTTTCGTTGATGTGGCAAAAAACCTGATTGGAGATGAAGACATCATCCGCAAGATGCAGGAATACACCCAAAGAGCCGAACGCTTTGCCCGCAGCCTGGATTATAACCTCATCCACGCGCATGACTGGCTTTGCTATCCGGCTGGCATTTTGGCAAAAAAGATTTCCCAAAAGCCGCTGGTGGTGCATATCCACGCCACGGAATTTGACCGCGCTGGCGGACCCGGAAATGAGAGGGTTCACAAAATCGAACACGCGGGAATGATGTATGCGGACAGGGTGATTGCGGTTTCGCAATATACGGCGCAGATGATTATGTCCCGCTATCTGATTGACACGGCGAAGATTCGCATTGTCCATAACGCTTTTTCGCTTTCCGAAGAATCCATCACCTCCAAAAAACGGATATTCAAGGGACCCACCATCCTGTTTTTGGGACGCATCACCCTGCAAAAAGGGCCGGATTATTTCCTGGATGTGGCGGAGCGGGTTTTGAAAAAGCATCCGGAAGCACGTTTCATCATGGCTGGCACAGGCGATATGGCGAGAAAGATTCTGCGTAATTCCGCCAGCAAAAAGCTGCAAAACAAATTCCTGTTCACGGGTTTTTTGAACCGAGCCGAGGTTGAAGATATTTTGCGCGCGTCCGATATTTATATGATGCCTTCCGTCTCAGAGCCTTTCGGCATCTCGCCTCTGGAGGCAATGGCTTTTGGGCTCACATCCATCATTTCCAAGCAAAGCGGGGTGGCGGAAGTGGTTAATAACGCCTTCAAAATTGATTATTGGGATGTGGGATTGATGACTGAGACAGTGAATCATCTCATCGAAGACCCTGAAAAATGCCAAAAGATGGGACTTGCCGGAATGCGCGAAGTGAACCAAATCCATTGGATGGAGGCGGCGGAAAAGATTCGTGAGGTCTATTCCAACGTTCTGTCCCAATTTATCAAAGGCAAGCTTTAA